A genome region from Glutamicibacter arilaitensis Re117 includes the following:
- a CDS encoding LysR substrate-binding domain-containing protein yields MSDWPELSSLEVLVAVAEHGSLSAAARELHMEQPNVSRSISRLERRLNLALLRRSTTGSRLTPEGLLFVEWARELLSSADSLMRNARALGNDNFGELKISASQTIAEYLLPRWLSSLRVALPNTQISLRVSNTTDVLNELHTGVCGLGFVEGPVAKESTHSAFVGEDRLVLVVASSHPWADRDSVQPKEIMDSCLIARESGSGTRKVLDEALKAPVVPRIVLESNAAVRVAVLSGAGPAVLSRFAVSDAVAAGTLVELPIDGVQLQRRLRAVWTGPRQLTGAAEKLVGIAIASSRTI; encoded by the coding sequence ATGTCGGATTGGCCTGAGCTCAGTTCCCTTGAAGTGCTAGTGGCAGTTGCTGAGCATGGAAGCTTGTCCGCTGCTGCGCGCGAGCTGCACATGGAGCAACCCAATGTCAGCCGTTCCATCTCACGTCTTGAACGGCGGCTGAACCTGGCATTGCTGCGTCGCTCGACTACGGGCTCGCGCTTGACGCCTGAGGGTTTGCTATTTGTCGAGTGGGCGCGTGAATTGCTTAGCTCTGCGGACTCGCTGATGCGCAACGCGCGGGCTTTGGGCAATGACAACTTTGGCGAGTTGAAAATTTCTGCCAGCCAGACCATTGCCGAGTATTTGCTGCCACGGTGGCTTTCATCATTGCGTGTTGCCCTGCCGAATACTCAGATCAGTTTGCGGGTAAGCAACACAACCGATGTCCTGAACGAATTGCACACAGGCGTATGCGGTCTCGGATTTGTCGAAGGCCCGGTTGCCAAAGAATCAACGCATTCGGCATTTGTGGGAGAAGACCGGCTGGTGCTCGTGGTGGCTTCCTCGCATCCGTGGGCGGACAGGGACTCGGTTCAGCCTAAAGAAATCATGGATTCCTGCCTCATTGCCAGGGAATCAGGCTCGGGGACCCGGAAAGTCCTGGACGAGGCGCTGAAGGCACCGGTTGTCCCGCGCATTGTGTTGGAAAGCAATGCCGCGGTGCGAGTTGCCGTGCTTTCGGGAGCCGGTCCGGCTGTGCTAAGCCGCTTTGCGGTAAGCGATGCGGTGGCAGCAGGCACGCTTGTCGAGCTGCCCATTGACGGGGTTCAGCTCCAACGCCGGCTCAGAGCGGTATGGACCGGACCTCGGCAGCTGACCGGGGCCGCTGAAAAACTAGTTGGCATCGCCATAGCCAGTTCGCGCACCATCTAA
- a CDS encoding ATP-binding cassette domain-containing protein, protein MTLKVNLQVPRTGFDVDVEFAVPAGSTLAMMGPSGSGKSTIVHAIAGIQKITRGRIELSGTVLADAKLHRPPHLREVGLLGQDPHLFPHLDALKNIAFGARAGGLEKSAATAAASEWLARLGLEEIASHRPEALSGGQRQRIALARALAAKPKILLIDEPFASLDVEAAMDMRALVREELARTATSAIVVSHSAADTLALADDLLVLERGQIIQQGTVAEVFAAPANRFVRAVVATLPAQHPISIQEEPIMSTGNDPIELEVHRSRLLSQVVPVAPQRIAVAGGFTALHGAVLAQDVASAHPLPLWDNSAMDGYAVRSADTATAPAALDVIGEVPAGSGWNPMLEAGQCVKIMTGAPIPSDADAVVRIEDTSAAVDGWDVKTVQVNVQVPAGKDIRRSGEDKNAGEPMAYAGEELTAARLSALAAAGSSTLQVRTMPKVAVLITGAELRTPGQALTRGQIPETNSLLMAGLLAESGIQATTVVHCVDDIEAVHEQLVILGATHDAVLSTGGVGPGAYDVMRQALEAEPQVQAVRVKIRPGQPQCAGRLAAGAMVFALPGNPVSAAVSFELFVRPCLRAMQGHRDVLRPTLRAVAAVGWRAAAGRVQVIPVVFEHGEQLRCAPAVQAQSISHSVGGFGAAQGYALVPAGITQVNPGDEVEVLRMVP, encoded by the coding sequence ATGACGCTCAAGGTAAACCTGCAGGTGCCGCGCACCGGATTCGACGTGGACGTTGAATTCGCGGTGCCCGCCGGCAGCACGCTGGCAATGATGGGCCCCAGCGGTTCGGGCAAGTCCACCATCGTCCACGCCATCGCCGGGATCCAGAAGATCACCCGGGGGCGCATCGAACTGTCCGGCACGGTGCTGGCCGATGCGAAGCTGCACCGTCCGCCGCACCTGCGCGAAGTCGGGCTGCTGGGCCAGGACCCGCACCTGTTTCCGCACCTGGACGCCTTGAAGAACATTGCCTTTGGCGCCCGGGCCGGGGGACTGGAGAAGTCCGCGGCCACGGCCGCCGCCAGCGAATGGCTCGCGAGACTGGGACTGGAAGAAATCGCCAGCCACCGGCCCGAGGCACTGTCTGGAGGACAGCGGCAGCGCATCGCCCTGGCGCGCGCCCTGGCCGCCAAGCCGAAGATCCTGCTCATCGACGAACCCTTCGCTTCGCTGGATGTCGAGGCCGCCATGGACATGCGCGCCCTGGTGCGCGAAGAGCTGGCACGCACCGCAACCAGCGCCATCGTGGTCTCGCATTCGGCCGCCGATACCTTGGCGCTCGCCGATGACCTGCTGGTGCTTGAGCGCGGACAGATCATCCAGCAGGGCACTGTGGCCGAGGTTTTTGCCGCCCCGGCCAATCGCTTTGTGCGCGCCGTGGTGGCCACGCTGCCCGCGCAGCACCCGATAAGCATTCAGGAAGAGCCAATCATGAGCACCGGAAATGACCCCATAGAACTTGAAGTGCACCGTTCGCGGCTGCTCTCGCAGGTGGTGCCCGTGGCCCCGCAACGGATTGCGGTGGCCGGCGGTTTCACCGCATTGCATGGTGCAGTGCTGGCCCAGGATGTTGCCTCAGCGCACCCGCTGCCGCTGTGGGACAACTCGGCCATGGATGGCTACGCGGTGCGCTCGGCCGATACCGCAACTGCTCCGGCGGCGCTGGATGTGATCGGTGAAGTGCCGGCTGGAAGCGGCTGGAATCCGATGCTGGAGGCAGGCCAGTGCGTGAAAATCATGACCGGTGCCCCGATCCCGTCGGATGCTGACGCAGTGGTGCGCATCGAGGACACCTCGGCCGCGGTTGATGGCTGGGATGTGAAGACCGTGCAGGTCAATGTGCAGGTTCCTGCTGGCAAGGACATCCGCCGCAGCGGGGAAGACAAGAATGCCGGGGAACCGATGGCCTACGCCGGCGAGGAACTGACCGCGGCCCGGCTCTCAGCCTTGGCCGCAGCCGGATCCAGCACGCTGCAGGTGCGCACCATGCCCAAGGTGGCGGTACTGATCACCGGAGCAGAATTGCGTACTCCCGGCCAAGCGCTGACGCGCGGGCAGATCCCGGAAACCAACTCCTTGCTGATGGCGGGGCTGCTGGCAGAATCAGGAATCCAGGCCACTACCGTAGTGCACTGCGTCGATGACATTGAAGCAGTGCACGAGCAGCTGGTGATCCTTGGCGCCACCCACGATGCCGTGCTCAGTACCGGAGGAGTGGGACCGGGCGCCTATGACGTCATGCGCCAAGCGCTGGAAGCAGAACCCCAAGTGCAGGCGGTGCGGGTGAAGATCCGTCCGGGCCAGCCGCAGTGCGCCGGGCGGCTGGCAGCAGGCGCGATGGTTTTCGCCCTGCCGGGCAACCCGGTCAGCGCCGCGGTGAGCTTCGAGCTGTTCGTGCGACCATGCCTGCGTGCCATGCAGGGCCACCGCGACGTGCTGCGTCCTACCTTGCGAGCAGTGGCCGCGGTAGGTTGGCGCGCCGCCGCTGGACGCGTCCAGGTCATCCCGGTCGTATTCGAACATGGAGAGCAGTTGCGTTGTGCCCCCGCAGTCCAAGCGCAGAGCATTTCCCACTCGGTAGGCGGCTTCGGCGCGGCCCAGGGCTACGCCCTGGTCCCGGCAGGGATCACCCAGGTCAATCCCGGCGATGAGGTCGAAGTCCTGAGGATGGTTCCATGA
- a CDS encoding NTP transferase domain-containing protein, translating to MSNSNAIGFDALVLAGGRGTRLGGAGKAELQLHGQRLVDRVVAATRKAGAARVIVVGPDTAGTKADWVVREDPPFAGPLAGIAAGLKELSSETASEWTMVLACDLQRPVAVSTALTKNFERRETDGLLLVDAQGHTQWLAGIYRTAALALACDELGENLVDAPVRRALNQLHLAQVPVDDETSSDIDTPQALESARRNERTRMAQHLPPEALNEWLEAAAKELGLDAGGVDIATVLDVAKHVAHEVARPAAPLSTFLLGLAMGNGKGDLDGLSQQLVSRAHRWADEHPEGIA from the coding sequence ATGAGCAATTCGAACGCCATCGGCTTCGACGCCCTGGTCCTTGCCGGGGGACGAGGCACCCGCTTGGGCGGTGCGGGCAAGGCGGAACTGCAATTGCATGGCCAGCGCCTGGTGGACCGTGTGGTGGCAGCGACCCGCAAGGCGGGAGCCGCCCGAGTTATCGTGGTTGGCCCGGATACTGCGGGAACCAAAGCCGACTGGGTAGTGCGTGAAGACCCACCATTTGCCGGTCCCTTGGCGGGCATTGCCGCGGGGCTGAAGGAACTCAGCAGTGAAACCGCGAGCGAATGGACCATGGTCCTGGCCTGCGATTTGCAACGCCCGGTCGCGGTCTCCACCGCATTGACCAAGAACTTCGAGCGGCGGGAGACTGATGGCCTGCTACTGGTTGACGCCCAAGGCCACACCCAATGGTTGGCTGGCATCTACCGTACGGCGGCTTTGGCTTTGGCCTGCGATGAACTTGGCGAGAACCTCGTCGACGCGCCGGTACGGCGCGCATTGAACCAGCTTCACCTGGCACAAGTTCCGGTGGATGATGAAACCAGCAGTGATATTGATACCCCGCAGGCGCTGGAAAGTGCCCGCCGCAACGAAAGGACGCGCATGGCACAGCACCTGCCACCCGAAGCATTGAACGAATGGCTGGAAGCCGCAGCCAAAGAACTGGGCCTAGATGCCGGTGGCGTAGATATCGCCACCGTGCTGGATGTTGCTAAACATGTAGCCCATGAGGTTGCCCGCCCTGCTGCTCCGTTGAGCACCTTCCTGCTTGGGCTGGCCATGGGCAACGGCAAGGGCGACCTGGACGGGCTCTCGCAGCAGCTGGTCTCGCGAGCCCACCGCTGGGCGGACGAGCATCCTGAAGGCATTGCCTAA
- a CDS encoding TDT family transporter: protein MNPTIEETKLIVPTTNPSPRFPLGPAWWGAVMGTGIASTLTQLHAGQTTLGADLARFFLVAGWAFAVIFTIGFAIRCLRTTGAWAASMHGVGASAWGMVSMGILSIGSATATVLADWAPQFTTVSWGVDGALWVIGTALGLITTFGFSLALIRRRNAEPRPAWGLAVVPLMVSATCGAPFIAKLDSPVLAATLLAVLIFCFVTSLMLGIIIFAAAYCHHARVDRIPAELSASSWIPLGVVGQSTAAAQAISSQMHRFILPEAMPGIQAVANVYGIVMLCAAIPVVIFAVSTTTFGIANKMSFSPGWWALTFPVGTLSLGALNLGHSLQSNGYSAVGIGAWILLLSTWTVCAIASLRHPFLAKSPAPAN, encoded by the coding sequence ATGAACCCCACGATAGAAGAAACAAAGCTCATTGTTCCCACAACCAACCCTTCGCCACGCTTCCCTTTGGGACCTGCCTGGTGGGGAGCGGTCATGGGCACGGGAATTGCCAGCACGCTAACCCAGCTGCATGCCGGCCAAACAACTCTCGGCGCCGATCTGGCCCGTTTTTTTCTCGTGGCAGGCTGGGCGTTTGCGGTAATTTTCACGATCGGCTTCGCCATCCGCTGCTTGCGCACCACCGGCGCATGGGCAGCTTCGATGCATGGTGTGGGAGCTTCCGCGTGGGGCATGGTTTCGATGGGCATCCTCTCCATTGGATCCGCCACCGCCACGGTGCTTGCTGACTGGGCACCACAGTTCACCACCGTCTCATGGGGAGTCGACGGCGCGCTTTGGGTTATCGGTACGGCCCTTGGCCTAATCACCACCTTCGGTTTCAGCTTGGCGCTGATACGGCGCCGGAATGCTGAGCCGCGCCCGGCGTGGGGCCTGGCAGTTGTTCCGCTCATGGTCTCGGCTACCTGTGGCGCACCGTTTATTGCAAAGCTCGACTCGCCGGTTCTCGCAGCAACTCTGCTGGCCGTCCTGATCTTCTGCTTCGTAACTTCCCTGATGCTCGGGATCATCATTTTCGCCGCGGCCTACTGCCACCATGCACGCGTGGATCGCATTCCCGCCGAGTTGTCAGCGTCTTCTTGGATTCCGCTGGGAGTAGTCGGCCAGTCCACCGCAGCAGCGCAAGCAATTAGCTCGCAGATGCACCGATTCATCCTGCCAGAAGCAATGCCTGGCATCCAGGCAGTCGCCAACGTCTACGGCATCGTGATGCTCTGCGCAGCGATCCCAGTAGTAATCTTCGCCGTCTCCACAACAACTTTCGGGATAGCCAACAAGATGTCGTTCTCCCCTGGATGGTGGGCTCTTACCTTCCCAGTGGGAACCTTGTCCCTTGGCGCGCTGAACCTCGGACACAGCCTGCAGAGCAACGGATACTCGGCAGTAGGAATTGGAGCCTGGATTCTGCTGCTCTCAACTTGGACCGTCTGCGCCATCGCCTCGTTGCGCCACCCATTCCTCGCGAAATCACCAGCACCGGCTAACTGA
- a CDS encoding cytochrome c biogenesis CcdA family protein, whose translation MDIGLLSAFLGGMLALLSPCSALLLPAFFASTVGSGPRLYLHGLVFYLGLALVLVPAGLGVGAVGLFLATERELIVLIASLMLIAMGIIYFAGFGFDLSRWIPGFSKLQHRASGGKGLLKTLALGAVGGVSGFCAGPILGAMLTLAAVQGDAVSGGVLLAVYGAGMVVPMFVLARIWNRLGANGRSNLRGRTTKVFGRELHVVSILTGSLLIVVGVIFWLTNGLISAPQLVPIGVQDWLQRNSAALSSPMVDVAALVVLAVIVFWGWMRRGRKSAQKPTMPEELAPGQAQSKDEDRQES comes from the coding sequence ATGGATATCGGCCTGCTCTCAGCGTTCCTCGGAGGCATGCTGGCGCTGCTCAGCCCGTGCAGTGCGCTGCTGCTGCCGGCATTCTTCGCCTCCACTGTGGGAAGTGGGCCCCGCCTGTATCTCCACGGGCTGGTTTTCTACCTCGGCCTCGCCCTGGTCCTGGTGCCGGCAGGCTTGGGCGTGGGAGCAGTGGGGCTGTTCCTTGCTACCGAGCGGGAGCTGATCGTCTTGATCGCTTCGCTGATGCTCATTGCCATGGGCATCATATACTTCGCTGGATTCGGATTCGACCTTTCGCGTTGGATTCCCGGATTCTCCAAGCTGCAACATCGCGCCAGCGGAGGCAAGGGCCTGCTCAAGACCTTGGCTTTGGGTGCTGTCGGCGGCGTCTCGGGCTTCTGTGCTGGACCGATCCTCGGCGCAATGCTCACCTTGGCCGCTGTCCAGGGCGACGCGGTGTCCGGGGGCGTGCTGCTGGCTGTATACGGCGCTGGCATGGTGGTGCCGATGTTCGTCCTGGCGCGCATCTGGAATCGACTCGGCGCGAACGGCCGCAGCAACCTGCGCGGCCGCACCACGAAGGTTTTCGGCCGCGAGCTGCACGTCGTTTCAATACTCACCGGCAGCTTGCTCATCGTGGTTGGCGTGATCTTCTGGCTGACCAACGGCCTGATTTCAGCACCGCAGCTGGTGCCAATTGGAGTGCAGGATTGGCTGCAGCGAAACAGCGCTGCGCTATCGAGCCCCATGGTTGATGTTGCAGCGCTTGTAGTTCTCGCCGTGATCGTGTTCTGGGGCTGGATGCGGCGCGGCAGAAAATCCGCGCAAAAGCCAACCATGCCCGAAGAATTGGCCCCTGGCCAGGCTCAGTCCAAGGACGAAGACCGCCAGGAATCCTAG
- a CDS encoding DsbA family protein, producing MENSSTAKPKRRWIGLAMALAAIAALVFVALNLGDINSDGPATPKDQPISQQTETPADATEQAPDLSQFELRSPDDLLAAGPVDAPVGVVVFSDYQCKFCAKWSSETLPLILDYAKEGKVRVEWRDVNIFGDDSERAALASYAAAKQGKFWEYHDELFADGKSRKGSGLSEKSLAKLAADLGLDTKQFTTDVKSEEAAKMIDSNAQLGLQLGVYSTPAFLVDGEPVMGAQPKSVFIDKIEAALAAKDAS from the coding sequence ATGGAGAACAGCAGCACAGCGAAGCCGAAACGGCGTTGGATCGGCTTGGCCATGGCCTTGGCGGCCATCGCCGCACTGGTATTTGTTGCCTTGAACCTGGGCGATATCAACTCCGATGGGCCGGCCACGCCGAAGGACCAGCCAATCAGCCAGCAGACTGAAACCCCGGCGGACGCTACGGAGCAAGCCCCTGATCTTTCTCAGTTCGAGCTGCGCTCACCCGATGATTTGCTGGCCGCCGGTCCGGTTGATGCACCAGTGGGAGTCGTGGTCTTCTCTGACTACCAGTGCAAGTTCTGCGCAAAGTGGTCTAGCGAAACCCTGCCACTGATTCTTGACTACGCCAAAGAAGGCAAGGTCCGAGTAGAATGGCGCGATGTGAACATCTTCGGCGATGATTCGGAGCGGGCCGCGCTGGCTTCCTACGCGGCGGCAAAGCAAGGCAAGTTCTGGGAATACCATGACGAGCTCTTTGCCGACGGCAAAAGCCGCAAGGGTTCGGGCTTGAGCGAAAAATCGCTGGCCAAGCTCGCTGCCGATCTCGGTTTGGATACCAAGCAGTTCACCACCGACGTGAAGTCCGAGGAAGCCGCAAAGATGATCGATTCCAATGCGCAGCTCGGCCTGCAGCTGGGAGTCTATTCGACCCCGGCATTCCTGGTTGATGGCGAACCTGTGATGGGCGCCCAGCCCAAGAGCGTATTCATCGACAAGATCGAGGCCGCCTTGGCTGCCAAGGACGCAAGCTAA